One window from the genome of Streptococcus salivarius encodes:
- a CDS encoding glycosyltransferase family 2 protein, translating to MSKPAISVIIPVYNAQEGLGQCIDSLLDQTFSDYEIIILNDGSTDNSLEVIQNYASKNDGIRVVDKENEGVAKTRNRGIALAKGEYIVFIDNDDFIAPDYLECFYKAIEKEKLDIVIGGYKRVNKEHKILFQQDLSQTDWSKYIVVAPWARIYRTSFLRENNIQFFDYPIGEDVIFTLTAYNLTDKIKVIDYNGYNWFFNERSISNTSQRGFNPKIDIIYFLSCLKDVAGDSEYIKYYVKRYYIWYLLFSGKAASSKQFVEQHRRIQDWICKENFRSKLTPFSKSVRGERIQTKIYVVIFRLIEHLKLVTLFSKFYCKG from the coding sequence ATGTCTAAACCAGCTATTTCAGTAATTATTCCGGTTTATAATGCACAAGAAGGACTCGGTCAGTGTATTGATTCACTTTTAGATCAAACATTTTCGGATTATGAAATTATTATTTTAAATGATGGCTCTACCGACAACTCTTTGGAAGTAATTCAAAACTATGCTTCAAAAAATGATGGTATTAGGGTTGTAGATAAGGAAAATGAGGGTGTAGCTAAGACTAGAAATCGAGGGATAGCCCTTGCAAAGGGTGAATACATAGTCTTTATTGATAATGATGATTTTATTGCTCCAGATTACTTAGAGTGTTTTTATAAGGCGATAGAAAAGGAAAAATTAGATATTGTTATTGGTGGCTATAAACGTGTTAACAAAGAACATAAAATTCTTTTCCAACAAGATCTATCTCAGACTGATTGGTCAAAATATATAGTGGTGGCACCTTGGGCACGTATCTATCGCACTTCATTTTTAAGGGAAAATAATATTCAGTTTTTTGATTATCCAATTGGTGAAGATGTTATCTTTACTTTAACTGCCTATAATTTAACTGATAAAATAAAGGTAATTGATTACAATGGGTATAATTGGTTCTTTAATGAACGAAGTATTTCAAATACTTCGCAAAGAGGTTTTAACCCTAAAATTGATATAATTTATTTTTTAAGTTGTTTAAAAGATGTTGCAGGAGATTCTGAATATATAAAATATTATGTCAAACGATATTATATTTGGTATTTACTCTTTTCTGGGAAAGCTGCATCAAGTAAGCAATTTGTTGAACAACATAGGAGAATACAGGATTGGATTTGTAAAGAAAATTTTAGATCAAAACTAACACCATTTTCAAAATCAGTAAGGGGAGAGAGAATCCAGACTAAGATTTATGTTGTGATATTTAGGCTGATAGAACATTTGAAGTTGGTTACATTATTTTCAAAGTTCTATTGTAAAGGGTAG
- a CDS encoding glycosyltransferase family 2 protein, whose protein sequence is MKFSIVVAAYNVADYLSECITSLANQKFQASDYEILIIDDGSTDGVTGELCDKLASKYKMVRTIHQDNGGLSAARNTGIKHSKGEFILFVDGDDFWSNLEFLDNLSRNIDTYKSDVVIFSYDKYYGKDESARIDFNSVPESGNIEENVIDLVRNSVLTAPAWNKCIRRNLFVEETLDFPVGFLSEDCLYCSYLLKLTAKYSILNIESYKYRQNRIGSITNVVKEKNVYDILKSIDIGLTNIGECKNNVRKAINIYFAISYISVLPYVSQYISNSEIMYLLKKYKYLLKFSNEIKNSSFNLTGKITRLLGLRLSIILLPKLLRIYKTM, encoded by the coding sequence ATGAAATTTTCAATTGTGGTAGCTGCTTATAATGTTGCAGATTACTTATCAGAGTGTATTACTAGCTTAGCAAATCAGAAATTTCAAGCATCAGACTATGAAATCCTTATTATTGATGATGGTTCTACAGATGGCGTGACGGGAGAACTTTGCGATAAGTTAGCTTCTAAATACAAAATGGTAAGGACAATTCATCAAGACAATGGGGGATTATCTGCAGCTAGAAATACTGGAATTAAACACTCTAAAGGTGAGTTTATACTCTTTGTTGATGGTGATGATTTTTGGAGTAATCTAGAGTTCCTTGATAACTTATCTAGAAATATTGATACCTATAAAAGCGATGTAGTAATTTTTTCTTATGATAAGTATTATGGAAAAGATGAGAGTGCTAGAATTGATTTTAACTCTGTTCCAGAGTCAGGAAATATTGAAGAAAACGTTATTGACTTGGTTAGGAATAGTGTTTTAACGGCTCCAGCATGGAACAAATGTATCAGAAGAAATTTATTTGTTGAGGAAACTTTAGATTTTCCTGTTGGATTCCTATCAGAGGATTGCTTATATTGTTCATATCTTTTAAAACTAACTGCGAAATATTCTATTTTGAATATAGAATCTTATAAGTACAGGCAGAATCGAATTGGAAGTATTACTAATGTGGTTAAAGAAAAAAATGTATATGACATATTAAAAAGTATAGATATAGGTTTAACGAATATTGGAGAATGTAAGAATAATGTTCGTAAAGCGATAAATATTTACTTTGCAATTTCATATATCTCAGTCTTACCATATGTAAGTCAATATATTTCAAATTCTGAGATTATGTATCTGTTAAAAAAATACAAGTATCTTTTGAAATTTTCAAATGAAATAAAGAATAGTTCGTTTAATTTAACCGGTAAGATTACAAGATTATTAGGTCTAAGATTATCAATCATTTTATTACCAAAGCTATTGAGAATATATAAAACAATGTAA
- a CDS encoding lipopolysaccharide biosynthesis protein, producing the protein MKNVTPQKVFFWNILGSMSSAAVSVILLFIVTRVLDSASADIYSFAYAIANLFVIVASFQVRDFQATDIKEKYSFDTYLIARIVSNILMVLLLIGYIILNPNTHANIGIIFWVSFFRVSEALSDVFQGLFQQRERLDIAGKSLFLRNTISTVVFALVLLVSKNLLWSVILQTISSFLFIALFDYTNSRLFHILNFRNVKPRKVVNVFKDCLPLFINAFLLVSIYNQPKYALNDIYNKGLIGNGVQRDFSILFTPIFAMNLMIIFLRPMITQLAVFLEEKKISHFITYKNNLFRILLGTCTLIYIVGAFIAIPALDIVYGTDLKQYQSSFLILLMGGVASTFSTVCDNILTVFRKQHYLIISFVVGYLVSIMTARTLVLKYEILGASLSFLCAMISWLIVSLVIYFITSPYTIFRKKK; encoded by the coding sequence TTGAAAAATGTAACTCCCCAAAAAGTTTTTTTCTGGAATATCCTTGGTAGTATGTCTTCCGCAGCTGTTTCCGTAATCCTTCTTTTTATTGTTACTCGTGTTTTAGATAGTGCTTCAGCAGATATCTATAGTTTTGCATATGCTATTGCTAATTTATTTGTGATTGTAGCTAGTTTTCAAGTAAGAGATTTTCAGGCGACAGATATCAAAGAAAAGTATTCTTTTGATACTTACTTGATTGCTAGGATAGTTTCAAATATTTTAATGGTTCTACTTTTGATTGGTTATATCATTTTAAATCCTAATACACATGCAAATATAGGTATAATATTTTGGGTGTCTTTTTTCCGAGTGAGTGAAGCTCTATCAGACGTTTTTCAAGGATTATTTCAACAAAGAGAACGATTAGATATTGCAGGTAAATCATTGTTTTTGAGAAATACAATCTCTACTGTTGTATTTGCTCTAGTTCTACTTGTTTCAAAAAATCTCTTGTGGTCAGTAATATTGCAAACAATAAGCTCATTTCTTTTTATTGCTTTATTTGATTATACTAATTCAAGGTTATTCCATATCTTAAATTTCAGAAATGTAAAACCGCGCAAAGTTGTTAATGTATTTAAAGATTGTCTACCATTGTTTATTAATGCATTTCTATTAGTTTCAATTTACAATCAACCAAAGTATGCTTTAAATGATATTTATAATAAGGGATTAATTGGTAATGGTGTTCAAAGAGACTTTAGTATTTTATTTACGCCGATATTTGCAATGAATTTAATGATTATTTTTCTAAGACCAATGATTACACAACTTGCAGTGTTTCTTGAAGAAAAGAAAATTTCTCATTTTATTACGTATAAAAATAATCTATTTCGTATTTTATTAGGTACATGTACACTCATCTATATAGTTGGAGCTTTCATTGCTATTCCAGCATTAGATATAGTTTATGGAACAGATTTGAAACAGTATCAAAGTAGCTTTTTAATTTTATTGATGGGTGGTGTTGCTAGTACCTTCTCAACTGTGTGTGATAACATTCTAACAGTATTTAGAAAACAACACTATTTAATCATTTCTTTTGTAGTTGGTTACTTGGTTTCGATAATGACTGCAAGAACACTTGTGTTGAAATATGAAATATTGGGTGCCTCACTATCCTTTTTGTGTGCTATGATTTCATGGTTAATTGTATCGTTAGTAATTTATTTTATTACGAGTCCTTATACTATTTTTAGAAAGAAAAAATAA
- a CDS encoding glycosyltransferase family A protein, with translation MTSENQHTFVICAYGDSPFLEECILSLVNQELKSQVILYTSTPSDYIENLCLKYNIPYHSKVGGGIGKDWNNALSFVKTKYATIAHQDDYYLPTYSLEIMEKASKVPDSLIIYSDYFEEKDGQKIAKTTNLKIKTFMLKAINILSSNKIWRRRILAFGNAICCPAVTYNLDKLKGFQFDENLKGNLDWVAWYKIGSMNGYFSFVPKELMCHRIHQESETSKTISDNTRSKEDLETFEIFWPKWIARLIMRQYVKAQNSND, from the coding sequence ATGACTTCAGAAAATCAACATACATTTGTTATATGTGCTTATGGAGATAGCCCATTCCTAGAGGAATGTATTTTATCATTAGTAAATCAAGAGTTGAAATCTCAGGTGATTTTGTATACGTCGACTCCTAGTGATTATATTGAAAACTTGTGCTTGAAATATAATATTCCTTACCACTCTAAAGTAGGAGGGGGAATAGGGAAAGATTGGAACAATGCACTTTCCTTCGTTAAAACGAAGTATGCTACTATTGCTCATCAAGACGATTACTATCTTCCTACTTACTCCCTAGAAATTATGGAGAAGGCAAGTAAAGTACCAGATTCTCTAATTATTTATTCTGATTACTTTGAGGAAAAAGATGGACAAAAAATTGCTAAAACAACAAATTTGAAAATCAAAACCTTCATGTTGAAAGCAATAAATATATTATCTTCAAATAAAATTTGGAGAAGACGAATTCTAGCATTTGGAAATGCTATATGTTGTCCTGCTGTAACCTACAATCTTGATAAACTCAAAGGTTTCCAATTTGATGAGAATTTAAAAGGGAATTTGGATTGGGTTGCTTGGTATAAAATTGGTAGTATGAATGGTTACTTCTCTTTTGTTCCGAAGGAGCTAATGTGTCATCGTATTCATCAAGAATCAGAGACTTCTAAAACAATTAGTGATAACACTCGTTCGAAAGAAGATTTAGAGACGTTTGAAATTTTCTGGCCTAAATGGATAGCACGATTAATAATGAGGCAGTATGTAAAAGCACAAAATTCTAATGACTAA
- a CDS encoding DUF2304 domain-containing protein, producing MTIWFQIVLIFVSLATVTFILRGIRKSQVQINDSLFWIFFSLVLLVFSVFPKLAEIIARALGIVSAVNFIFLFIIFLLLINQYQLTVRLSKLDTKFKNLVQTIALRGKDK from the coding sequence ATGACTATTTGGTTTCAAATTGTTCTAATTTTTGTATCTCTAGCAACCGTTACCTTTATTCTTAGAGGGATTCGAAAATCTCAAGTCCAAATTAATGACTCACTATTTTGGATTTTCTTTTCACTAGTTTTACTTGTATTTAGTGTCTTTCCAAAATTAGCTGAGATAATTGCGAGAGCATTAGGAATTGTTTCGGCGGTAAACTTTATTTTCCTCTTTATCATTTTCCTTCTACTGATTAATCAATATCAATTAACAGTTCGCTTATCTAAACTTGATACAAAGTTCAAAAACTTAGTACAAACAATTGCCTTGAGAGGGAAAGATAAGTAA
- a CDS encoding glycosyltransferase family 2 protein, whose amino-acid sequence MKMSDLLIIIPAYNEEGSIENVVNNIIQNYPQYDYVIVNDGSRDKTSQICHENHYNIVDLPVNLGLAGAFQTGLRYAYEHGYKKAVQFDADGQHLPEYIQSLEEKINDGFDLVIGSRFVTEKRPNSLRMLGNILISSAIKLTTGKTIKDPTSGMRMFSEDLIKEFALNINYGPEPDTVSYLIRNGVKVAEAQVRMEDRQAGESYLTLSRSIKYMTHMFVSILLIQNFRKRG is encoded by the coding sequence ATAAAAATGTCAGATTTACTCATTATTATCCCAGCCTATAACGAAGAAGGCTCAATTGAAAATGTTGTTAACAACATCATTCAAAACTATCCTCAATATGACTACGTTATTGTCAATGACGGTTCCCGTGATAAAACTTCACAAATTTGCCATGAGAATCATTACAATATTGTTGATTTGCCAGTGAATCTCGGTCTTGCTGGGGCTTTTCAAACAGGTTTAAGATATGCATATGAGCATGGTTATAAAAAAGCGGTGCAATTTGATGCTGATGGTCAACACTTACCTGAATATATTCAAAGTTTGGAAGAGAAAATCAATGATGGCTTTGATTTAGTTATTGGTTCTAGATTTGTTACAGAGAAACGACCAAATTCTTTACGAATGTTAGGAAATATCTTGATAAGTTCAGCCATCAAACTTACCACTGGTAAAACAATCAAGGATCCAACTTCAGGAATGAGAATGTTCTCAGAAGATTTAATTAAAGAGTTTGCACTTAATATTAACTATGGTCCAGAGCCAGATACCGTTTCTTATCTCATCCGTAATGGTGTAAAAGTTGCGGAAGCACAAGTTAGAATGGAAGATAGACAAGCGGGAGAAAGTTATTTGACTCTCTCTCGTTCGATTAAATATATGACTCATATGTTTGTGTCAATCCTACTTATTCAAAACTTTAGAAAGAGAGGCTAG
- the rfbD gene encoding dTDP-4-dehydrorhamnose reductase: MILVTGANGQLGTELRHLLDERNEEYVAVDVAEMDITDAAKVDEVFAEVKPTLVYHCAAYTAVDAAEDEGKELDYAINVTGTENVAKAAEKHGATLVYISTDYVFDGEKPVGQEWEVDDKPDPQTEYGRTKRMGEELVEKHVSSYYIIRTAWVFGNYGKNFVFTMQNLAKTHKTLTVVNDQHGRPTWTRTLAEFMTYLAENRKEYGYYHLSNDAAEDTTWYDFAVEILKETDVEVKPVDSSQFPAKAKRPLNSTMSLAKAKATGFVIPTWQDALKEFYKQEVK, from the coding sequence ATGATTCTAGTAACAGGTGCAAATGGCCAACTCGGAACTGAGCTTCGTCACCTTCTTGACGAACGTAACGAAGAATATGTAGCAGTAGATGTGGCAGAAATGGACATCACAGATGCTGCCAAAGTAGATGAAGTTTTTGCGGAAGTAAAACCAACCTTGGTTTATCACTGTGCTGCTTACACAGCTGTTGATGCTGCTGAAGATGAAGGTAAAGAGCTTGACTATGCTATCAACGTGACAGGTACTGAAAATGTCGCTAAGGCTGCTGAAAAACATGGTGCAACGCTAGTTTATATTTCAACAGACTACGTTTTCGATGGTGAAAAACCAGTCGGTCAAGAGTGGGAAGTTGATGACAAACCAGATCCACAGACAGAGTACGGTCGTACAAAACGTATGGGTGAAGAGTTAGTTGAAAAACATGTTTCAAGCTACTACATTATCCGTACAGCTTGGGTGTTCGGTAACTATGGTAAGAACTTTGTCTTCACCATGCAAAATCTTGCCAAGACTCATAAGACACTTACAGTTGTTAATGACCAACATGGTCGTCCAACTTGGACACGTACATTGGCAGAGTTTATGACTTATTTGGCTGAAAACCGGAAGGAATACGGTTACTATCACCTGTCAAATGATGCAGCAGAAGATACAACTTGGTACGACTTTGCGGTTGAAATCCTCAAAGAGACTGATGTTGAAGTGAAGCCTGTAGATTCAAGTCAATTCCCAGCTAAAGCTAAACGCCCTCTTAACTCAACAATGAGTTTGGCTAAGGCTAAGGCTACTGGATTTGTCATCCCAACATGGCAAGATGCTTTGAAAGAGTTTTACAAACAAGAAGTGAAATAA
- a CDS encoding DUF2142 domain-containing protein, which translates to MLLKKKGEGMSEKKKTINAFMLIVLLFGLISLFAAYPLSNGDEGFHMAKSYSMFSETFPRETSEKKLREIELIAISQPKQISIRKFYGEKIKSVANDGIKFNVLTDQNLTSKIDVGHFIPAIGLLIGRIVYPSYGVMLFSARLFNLIFFLGGMYLIFRRAKFDHLIFLMIFTVPFMQKIASPSYDIFAFLAVAAFGTNFLYLSQLKKVSDVRKEDVVYTVMTIALILLTKLNYIFALPVLLGIPIVYNPILSALKRCSRISRVLLAIVTSLLFLTVVLFVHRVYNIPDLIKVFFNNYFNVATMGGRGATLFSVVQDNLPDIVNICWIVCLVLVMMSTQKSGYRLPTALAGLIVYLLNWFGIFLGFYSSHPEHFSFDDLTGRYLHAYIIFLIPLMSWLGMKMNFKISPKAKYYIAIFSTSSVLILYLITIVYRGFILGITPAWKN; encoded by the coding sequence ATGTTATTAAAGAAAAAGGGTGAAGGAATGAGTGAAAAAAAGAAAACAATTAACGCCTTTATGTTAATTGTTCTTTTGTTTGGTCTAATATCATTGTTTGCAGCTTATCCTCTTTCAAATGGGGATGAAGGCTTCCATATGGCAAAAAGTTATTCTATGTTTTCCGAGACATTTCCTAGGGAGACCTCGGAAAAAAAATTAAGAGAAATTGAACTTATTGCTATTAGCCAACCTAAACAAATTTCTATAAGAAAATTTTATGGTGAAAAGATTAAAAGTGTTGCCAATGATGGAATTAAATTTAATGTTTTAACCGATCAAAATCTAACATCAAAAATAGATGTTGGGCATTTTATCCCCGCAATTGGTTTACTTATAGGAAGGATAGTTTATCCAAGTTATGGTGTAATGCTATTTTCTGCTAGATTATTTAATTTAATCTTCTTTTTGGGAGGAATGTATCTAATTTTTAGAAGGGCTAAGTTTGATCATCTGATTTTCTTGATGATATTTACTGTTCCTTTTATGCAAAAAATAGCTAGTCCATCATATGATATCTTTGCGTTTCTTGCTGTAGCAGCCTTTGGGACAAATTTCTTGTATTTGAGTCAGTTAAAAAAAGTATCAGATGTAAGGAAAGAAGATGTTGTTTATACAGTAATGACTATAGCATTGATTTTGTTAACAAAACTTAACTATATTTTTGCTTTACCAGTATTATTGGGGATTCCAATAGTATATAATCCTATATTATCAGCACTTAAACGTTGTTCTAGAATATCAAGAGTGTTATTAGCAATTGTAACTAGTTTATTATTCTTAACAGTTGTTTTATTTGTTCACAGAGTCTATAATATTCCCGATTTGATAAAAGTATTTTTCAATAATTACTTTAATGTTGCAACTATGGGTGGGAGGGGTGCAACATTATTCTCTGTAGTTCAGGATAATCTTCCGGATATAGTGAATATCTGTTGGATTGTTTGTTTAGTATTAGTAATGATGTCAACTCAAAAGAGTGGATACAGACTACCTACTGCTCTAGCTGGTCTAATAGTTTATCTATTAAATTGGTTTGGTATATTTTTAGGCTTTTATAGCTCACATCCTGAACATTTTTCTTTTGATGATCTGACAGGTAGATATTTACATGCATACATTATTTTTCTTATACCATTGATGTCCTGGTTAGGAATGAAAATGAATTTTAAAATATCCCCAAAAGCTAAGTATTATATTGCTATTTTTTCAACATCCAGTGTTTTAATATTATATTTAATTACAATTGTCTATAGAGGATTTATCTTAGGGATTACACCTGCGTGGAAAAACTAA
- a CDS encoding glycosyltransferase family 2 protein, with the protein MKTLAIVVPCYNEEETIHPFLEACQAVERQMTNQLTFNYYFVNDGSKDRTLEVLRQVSKQFENVHYLSFSRNFGKEAGLLAGLEAAEGDYVTVMDADLQDPPELLIEMYAKIQEGYDVVGTRRADRKGEPPIRSLFAKAFYWLINKVSDTEMVDGARDFRLMTRQVVDAILELKEVNRFSKGLFSWVGFDVAYVSYENRERVAGETSWSFWSLLSYSLDGFINFSEVPLKLATWAGTFSFLISLVGIVFVVIRKLTIGGSVAGWASLVSIILFIGGIQLLALGIIGNYISKIFLETKKRPVYVIKEKG; encoded by the coding sequence ATGAAAACACTGGCTATCGTTGTTCCTTGTTATAACGAGGAAGAGACCATCCATCCTTTTTTAGAGGCTTGTCAGGCAGTTGAACGACAAATGACCAATCAGTTGACTTTCAACTATTATTTTGTCAATGACGGTTCAAAAGATCGCACCTTAGAAGTTCTGAGACAGGTTTCAAAACAATTTGAAAATGTTCACTATCTCTCTTTCTCTCGTAATTTCGGGAAGGAAGCAGGCTTACTTGCAGGCCTTGAAGCAGCTGAAGGCGACTACGTCACAGTTATGGATGCCGATCTTCAGGATCCACCTGAACTTCTCATCGAGATGTATGCCAAAATCCAAGAAGGTTACGACGTTGTCGGGACACGACGTGCTGACCGCAAGGGTGAGCCACCTATTCGTTCACTCTTTGCTAAGGCCTTTTATTGGTTGATTAATAAAGTTTCTGACACAGAAATGGTAGACGGGGCGCGTGATTTCCGCTTGATGACTCGTCAAGTCGTTGATGCCATCCTTGAGCTCAAGGAAGTGAACCGCTTTTCAAAAGGGCTCTTTTCTTGGGTCGGCTTTGATGTGGCCTACGTCTCTTATGAAAATCGTGAACGTGTAGCAGGAGAAACCTCATGGTCTTTCTGGAGCCTATTGAGCTATTCACTTGATGGCTTTATCAACTTCTCAGAAGTACCGTTGAAGCTTGCCACATGGGCAGGAACCTTCTCATTCTTAATCTCTTTGGTTGGAATTGTCTTTGTCGTTATCCGAAAACTAACTATAGGTGGGAGTGTTGCAGGCTGGGCAAGCCTCGTCTCAATCATCCTCTTTATCGGAGGAATCCAACTCTTAGCCTTGGGAATCATCGGGAACTACATTTCAAAGATTTTCCTAGAAACCAAGAAACGGCCAGTGTATGTTATTAAAGAAAAAGGGTGA
- a CDS encoding metal-sulfur cluster assembly factor — translation MSEVKYTEEEIEKIKDRILEALEMVIDPELGIDIVNLGLIYDIRFQQDGYTEIDMTLTTMGCPLADLLTDQIYDAMKEVPEVTKTEVKLVWTPAWTIEKMSRYARIALGIR, via the coding sequence ATGTCTGAAGTAAAATACACTGAAGAAGAAATTGAAAAAATCAAAGACCGTATCTTGGAAGCCTTAGAAATGGTCATTGACCCAGAGTTGGGGATTGATATTGTCAATCTTGGCCTTATTTACGATATTCGTTTCCAGCAAGATGGCTATACTGAAATCGACATGACCTTGACGACTATGGGCTGTCCTTTGGCAGATCTTTTGACAGACCAAATTTATGACGCTATGAAAGAAGTGCCTGAAGTCACTAAGACTGAGGTCAAGTTGGTCTGGACACCAGCATGGACTATCGAAAAAATGAGCCGTTATGCCCGTATCGCCCTAGGTATTCGTTAG
- the rpoD gene encoding RNA polymerase sigma factor RpoD, whose protein sequence is MAKKKQNTAFNVQVADFIRNHKKAGTAIDDEVTEKLVIPFVLDADGIDDLLERLTDGGISITDKDGNPSSKYVVEAPKPEELTDEELLGSNSAKVNDPVRMYLKEIGVVPLLSNEEEKELAIAVENGDLEAKQRLAEANLRLVVSIAKRYVGRGMQFLDLIQEGNMGLMKAVDKFDYSKGFKFSTYATWWIRQAITRAIADQARTIRIPVHMVETINKLVREQRNLLQELGQDPTPEQIAERMDMTPDKVREILKIAQEPVSLETPIGEEDDSHLGDFIEDEVIENPVDYTTRVVLREQLDEVLDTLTDREENVLRLRFGLDDGKMRTLEDVGKVFNVTRERIRQIEAKALRKLRHPSRSKQLKDFIED, encoded by the coding sequence ATGGCAAAGAAAAAACAAAATACAGCATTTAACGTTCAAGTCGCTGATTTCATCCGTAACCACAAAAAGGCTGGTACAGCAATTGATGATGAAGTCACAGAGAAACTAGTTATCCCATTTGTTCTTGATGCTGATGGGATTGATGACCTTTTGGAACGTTTGACAGACGGTGGTATCTCTATCACTGATAAGGACGGAAATCCTTCATCTAAATATGTTGTTGAAGCCCCAAAACCAGAAGAATTGACAGACGAGGAGCTTCTTGGTTCAAACTCAGCTAAGGTCAATGACCCTGTTCGTATGTACCTCAAAGAGATTGGGGTAGTTCCTCTCTTGAGTAACGAAGAGGAAAAAGAATTGGCTATCGCTGTTGAAAATGGTGACTTGGAAGCGAAACAACGTTTGGCAGAAGCTAACCTTCGTTTGGTAGTCTCAATTGCTAAACGTTATGTGGGACGTGGTATGCAGTTCTTGGACTTGATTCAAGAAGGTAATATGGGGCTTATGAAAGCCGTTGATAAATTTGACTACTCTAAAGGTTTCAAATTCTCAACTTATGCGACATGGTGGATTCGTCAAGCAATCACTCGTGCCATCGCAGACCAAGCACGTACCATCCGTATCCCAGTTCACATGGTTGAAACTATCAATAAATTGGTCCGTGAACAACGTAACCTCTTGCAAGAGTTGGGACAAGACCCAACACCTGAACAAATTGCAGAACGTATGGATATGACTCCAGATAAGGTTCGTGAAATCCTTAAGATTGCTCAAGAGCCAGTTTCTCTTGAAACACCTATCGGTGAAGAAGATGATAGCCATTTGGGTGACTTTATCGAGGATGAAGTTATCGAAAATCCAGTAGATTACACAACTCGTGTGGTTCTTCGTGAACAATTGGATGAAGTGCTTGATACCCTTACAGACCGTGAAGAAAACGTTCTACGTCTCCGTTTTGGTCTTGACGATGGGAAGATGCGTACTTTGGAAGATGTTGGTAAAGTCTTCAACGTTACTCGTGAACGTATTCGTCAGATTGAAGCTAAAGCCCTTCGTAAATTGCGCCACCCAAGCCGTAGTAAACAACTTAAAGACTTTATTGAAGACTAA